One Terriglobales bacterium genomic region harbors:
- a CDS encoding sigma-70 family RNA polymerase sigma factor — protein MRAMAGATTLGNFAGALGIPSEEATIVAELKAGSEDAYAWLIDQFQQPIYSLVYRIVSDPADAADTTQEVFLKVFRGMKRFNGSSSLKTWVYRIAVHEASNRKRWWFRHKAREMSIEPETRADGENRPALANQLVDGNHSPLESFVQQELKVMVERELRNIDEPFRTTIVLREIEELSYEEIAEVMETSLGTVKSRITRGREALKKRLESHLSGRHVELGRFRSGAGQKVEVTS, from the coding sequence ATGAGAGCTATGGCGGGAGCAACCACCTTGGGCAACTTTGCAGGCGCGCTCGGGATTCCCTCGGAAGAGGCGACCATCGTCGCCGAACTGAAGGCCGGCTCCGAGGATGCATACGCCTGGCTGATCGACCAGTTCCAGCAACCTATCTATAGCCTCGTCTACCGTATCGTCTCCGATCCTGCCGACGCGGCCGACACCACCCAGGAAGTTTTTTTGAAAGTGTTCCGCGGAATGAAACGCTTTAACGGTTCTTCGAGCCTGAAAACCTGGGTGTATCGGATCGCGGTGCACGAGGCGTCGAACCGGAAGCGCTGGTGGTTCCGGCACAAGGCGCGTGAGATGTCGATTGAGCCCGAAACCAGGGCCGACGGTGAAAACCGGCCGGCACTGGCAAACCAGCTGGTGGATGGCAACCATTCACCGCTGGAAAGTTTTGTCCAGCAGGAGCTCAAGGTGATGGTGGAACGGGAGCTGCGCAACATTGACGAGCCTTTCCGCACCACTATCGTTTTGCGCGAGATCGAGGAACTTTCCTACGAAGAAATTGCGGAAGTCATGGAGACGTCGCTCGGAACCGTGAAGTCGCGGATTACCCGCGGGCGCGAAGCGCTCAAAAAGCGCCTGGAATCCCATCTCAGCGGCCGCCATGTGGAATTGGGTCGCTTCAGGTCGGGTGCCGGCCAGAAGGTAGAGGTTACGTCATGA
- a CDS encoding tetratricopeptide repeat protein: protein MHRYRRADVIRILRITARQLAQWQKAGLVAVADSYSFFDLLQMKKIRDLRAKRVRSAVIRESLQAMLKQVAGMENPLLEAGTFSTGTRVAFRHEGHALEPTSGQFVMDFSPSDRVVPANVKSIHTAETASEYFARGVALEEHPHSQGEAIAAYRKVLELDPDHAAAYINLGTLYYNRQDYAKAESHYRKAVAADSRYALAYFDLGNVLDETGRVTEAIKAYKTALQLAPTYADAHYNLALAYEKTRQSRAALQHWRAYVRLDSAGPWATHAKNQIRRILENEGLKVVYRKKKYS, encoded by the coding sequence GTGCACCGATATCGTCGAGCGGACGTAATTCGCATCCTGCGCATCACCGCGCGCCAGCTGGCGCAGTGGCAAAAAGCCGGACTGGTAGCCGTCGCGGACAGCTATTCTTTTTTTGATCTCCTGCAAATGAAAAAAATTCGCGATCTGCGCGCCAAGCGCGTGCGCTCCGCGGTCATCCGTGAGTCGTTGCAGGCGATGCTGAAGCAGGTAGCCGGCATGGAGAACCCGCTCCTTGAAGCCGGGACATTTTCCACCGGCACCCGGGTCGCATTTCGGCACGAAGGTCACGCACTGGAGCCGACCAGCGGCCAGTTTGTGATGGATTTCAGCCCCAGCGATCGCGTGGTGCCCGCCAATGTCAAGAGCATACACACCGCCGAAACCGCCTCGGAATACTTCGCTCGGGGCGTGGCGCTGGAGGAACACCCGCACTCGCAGGGTGAAGCGATCGCCGCCTACCGCAAAGTGCTTGAGCTCGATCCTGACCATGCCGCCGCTTACATCAACCTGGGCACGCTCTACTACAACCGTCAGGATTACGCTAAGGCGGAGTCACATTATCGCAAGGCCGTGGCAGCTGATTCACGCTATGCGCTTGCTTACTTCGACTTGGGCAATGTGTTGGACGAAACCGGCCGGGTGACGGAGGCGATCAAGGCTTACAAGACGGCGCTCCAGTTGGCGCCCACGTATGCCGACGCACATTACAATCTGGCGCTCGCCTATGAGAAGACGCGCCAGTCGAGGGCCGCCCTGCAGCATTGGCGGGCCTACGTTCGTCTGGACAGCGCCGGCCCCTGGGCCACGCATGCCAAAAACCAGATTCGCCGCATTTTGGAGAATGAGGGACTCAAAGTTGTCTACAGGAAGAAGAAATACTCCTGA
- a CDS encoding DUF1579 family protein has product MKRLVCAAFAALLLISMAAAQNPPAPPKPAPELQRLKFFEGSWSITGTSAPGPWGPGGKFTVSEENAWGLGGFFLITKSTFKEGTGMTGNGVAYSGYDANKKKYTYDEFNSMGEAGHSIGTVNDKTWTWTKIEIGGQKINGRFTLTETSPTSHNMKYEFSTDGGATWNTAWEGTGTKQGGGTSKKK; this is encoded by the coding sequence ATGAAACGACTAGTGTGTGCGGCATTTGCTGCGTTGCTGTTGATTTCGATGGCTGCGGCCCAGAATCCGCCGGCACCTCCCAAGCCTGCGCCTGAACTGCAGCGGCTGAAGTTTTTTGAGGGTTCGTGGAGCATTACCGGAACCAGCGCTCCCGGTCCCTGGGGCCCGGGAGGCAAATTCACCGTCAGCGAGGAGAACGCCTGGGGACTGGGCGGATTTTTCCTCATCACCAAGAGCACATTCAAGGAAGGCACAGGAATGACCGGCAATGGCGTGGCCTACTCCGGCTACGACGCCAACAAGAAGAAATACACCTATGACGAATTCAACAGCATGGGCGAAGCAGGTCACTCGATTGGCACGGTCAATGACAAGACTTGGACCTGGACAAAGATCGAGATTGGCGGACAGAAGATCAACGGACGATTCACGCTGACCGAAACTTCTCCAACCTCCCACAACATGAAATACGAGTTCTCCACCGACGGGGGCGCCACCTGGAACACCGCTTGGGAAGGCACGGGCACAAAGCAGGGCGGCGGGACAAGCAAGAAGAAATAG
- a CDS encoding L,D-transpeptidase family protein — translation MSAEGGAAPSQWRVHTGAVARAEAPQNILHSLIASGRLDDLRWPDFSDYRSEVTKLYAGSHFAPIWLRDGKPTAQALQMIAVLQEADGEALRAEDYDSYRWLERLAYLQRPHSTADEMRFDVALTVCAMRYVSDLRVGRISAPSFRVRFTDASREQELHLFVRLRLAEANDVGAELARIEPRFVAYGKLRDGLAKYTRLAAKDDGEQLPVPQGMGYPGPPYPGYARLVRLLRLVGDLPESYSTETGREQVYDATLMQAVRRFQKRHGLQATGYLDDATIRELNVPLSYRVEQIRLALERFRWMHYDFRRPAIVVNIPEFRLYAFDKDGKAALQMKVDVGDEFNGRTPEMDATLSSVVFRPYWYVPPHIASEEWVPFLATHRNFLASNDYEVWTSGGKRVSSEVTETSLAEMRAGRLRIRQRPGDHNPMGAVKFVLPNPHGVYLHDIPLRDVNFIVPERLVSHGCVHVEHPAELAAWVLRDQPGWSVKRVQTAMQGHGELAVKVAHPLPVLIVYATATASENGDIYFFRDIYGYDASLKEALARSYPAASSQNLK, via the coding sequence ATGAGCGCAGAAGGAGGCGCCGCGCCCAGCCAATGGCGCGTTCACACCGGCGCCGTTGCGCGTGCTGAAGCTCCGCAAAACATTCTGCATTCCCTGATCGCCTCCGGCCGGCTGGACGATCTGCGCTGGCCCGACTTCTCCGACTACCGAAGCGAAGTGACCAAGCTCTATGCGGGCTCTCATTTCGCCCCGATTTGGCTGCGCGATGGAAAGCCCACGGCGCAGGCGTTGCAGATGATCGCCGTCTTGCAGGAGGCGGATGGCGAAGCGCTGCGCGCCGAAGACTACGACTCCTACCGCTGGCTGGAGCGGCTGGCATACCTGCAACGTCCGCATTCGACCGCTGATGAAATGCGTTTCGACGTGGCGTTAACGGTGTGCGCGATGCGCTATGTGTCGGACCTGCGGGTGGGAAGGATCAGCGCGCCCAGCTTCCGGGTAAGGTTCACCGACGCCAGCAGAGAACAGGAGCTGCACCTCTTCGTTCGGCTGCGGTTGGCGGAAGCAAACGACGTGGGAGCTGAATTGGCGCGCATCGAGCCGCGCTTTGTCGCCTACGGCAAGCTGCGCGATGGGCTGGCAAAGTACACGCGGCTGGCGGCCAAGGACGACGGCGAGCAGTTGCCGGTGCCGCAAGGCATGGGATATCCAGGGCCGCCCTACCCCGGTTACGCTCGGCTGGTGCGGTTGCTTCGCCTGGTGGGAGACCTGCCGGAGAGCTATTCGACCGAAACCGGCCGGGAGCAGGTGTACGACGCCACCTTGATGCAGGCCGTGCGCCGGTTCCAGAAACGGCATGGATTGCAGGCCACCGGCTATCTCGACGACGCCACCATCCGGGAGCTGAACGTGCCGCTCAGCTACCGGGTCGAGCAGATACGACTGGCGCTGGAACGGTTTCGGTGGATGCATTACGACTTCCGGCGTCCCGCCATCGTGGTGAATATCCCGGAGTTTCGCCTGTATGCTTTCGACAAGGACGGCAAGGCCGCCTTGCAGATGAAAGTGGACGTCGGTGACGAGTTCAACGGGCGCACGCCGGAAATGGACGCGACCTTGAGCTCGGTGGTCTTCCGTCCCTATTGGTACGTGCCGCCGCACATCGCCAGCGAGGAATGGGTGCCGTTCCTGGCGACCCACCGCAATTTCCTGGCGAGTAACGATTATGAAGTTTGGACCTCCGGCGGTAAACGAGTGTCCTCCGAGGTGACCGAAACCTCGCTGGCCGAGATGCGAGCCGGGCGGCTGCGGATCCGGCAGCGCCCGGGTGATCACAATCCCATGGGCGCCGTGAAGTTTGTGCTTCCCAATCCGCACGGCGTTTATCTGCACGATATTCCGCTGCGCGACGTGAACTTTATTGTGCCGGAACGGCTTGTCAGTCACGGCTGCGTTCACGTGGAGCACCCCGCCGAATTGGCTGCCTGGGTGCTGCGCGACCAGCCGGGCTGGTCGGTGAAGCGGGTGCAGACGGCGATGCAGGGGCACGGCGAGCTGGCGGTGAAGGTGGCCCATCCCTTGCCGGTGCTGATTGTCTATGCCACCGCCACAGCCTCGGAAAACGGCGACATTTACTTCTTCCGCGATATCTATGGCTACGATGCCAGCCTGAAAGAAGCTCTGGCCAGGAGCTACCCTGCCGCGAGTTCCCAGAATCTAAAGTGA
- a CDS encoding PilZ domain-containing protein: MTQTGEAASTAKIEQRTSHRVHCTIPLQLAGVDSSGRDFTASSRTEVITRDGGMIITAVSLTIGNQVRLLLDEKSATARIVGMVGIRDEEMAYGIHIFSTSGAAFWGVQFPTTPDISGAGRTVLQCSRCATRRLSELSEVEMMVLENIGVVNLACGRCGNETPWHIPAQVLEVELVSSGADVSKPAVPPAAPRTGNERKHARIAMKNIRACIRRLGMKDEVVEVVDISRGGVRFRTFVDYQNMTYLEVAVPYTEGGANVFVPARIVRVANHPRRPDKKGEFACKYEKRS; encoded by the coding sequence ATGACGCAGACGGGGGAAGCCGCGAGCACGGCCAAGATCGAGCAGCGCACCAGTCACCGGGTGCATTGCACCATTCCCTTGCAGCTCGCCGGCGTCGACAGCTCCGGGCGCGACTTCACCGCCTCCTCGCGCACCGAGGTCATCACCCGTGACGGCGGCATGATCATAACCGCGGTCAGCCTTACCATCGGCAACCAGGTCCGCCTTCTGCTCGACGAAAAGTCGGCCACTGCCCGCATCGTCGGAATGGTGGGCATTCGCGATGAGGAGATGGCCTACGGCATCCACATCTTTTCTACTTCGGGCGCCGCATTTTGGGGAGTCCAGTTTCCCACGACACCGGATATCTCCGGCGCCGGACGCACGGTGCTGCAGTGCTCGCGCTGCGCCACGCGGCGACTCTCCGAGCTTTCAGAGGTCGAGATGATGGTTCTGGAGAACATTGGCGTTGTGAACCTGGCATGCGGGAGGTGCGGTAACGAAACCCCATGGCACATTCCCGCGCAGGTGCTCGAGGTGGAGTTGGTGTCGTCAGGCGCTGATGTTTCCAAGCCGGCTGTCCCACCGGCGGCGCCGCGCACCGGTAACGAACGCAAGCATGCGCGAATCGCCATGAAGAATATCCGCGCCTGCATCCGCCGCCTTGGAATGAAGGACGAGGTTGTGGAGGTGGTCGATATTTCCCGCGGCGGCGTGCGCTTCCGCACCTTCGTCGATTATCAAAACATGACCTATCTGGAAGTCGCGGTCCCCTACACGGAAGGTGGCGCTAACGTTTTCGTCCCCGCCCGTATCGTGCGCGTCGCCAACCATCCTCGGCGGCCGGATAAAAAGGGCGAGTTTGCCTGCAAGTACGAAAAGCGCTCGTAG
- a CDS encoding YbaK/EbsC family protein — translation MPCPKLKDFLDRNEIKYELIHHPTTYTAQLTAVSSHLRPEELAKVVMVNRDGKLAMVVVSASRRVDITALHTGSAASSLRLASELEFKQRFPDCDAGAMPPFGNLYGMDVFVDEGVARQASIAFNAGSHEEVIRLAYEDFERLVKPKVLKFSTAAERAPRLRIDDRVW, via the coding sequence ATGCCCTGCCCGAAACTGAAGGACTTCCTCGACCGGAACGAAATCAAGTACGAACTCATTCATCACCCCACCACTTATACCGCGCAACTAACGGCGGTCTCCTCGCACCTCAGGCCGGAGGAACTGGCGAAGGTGGTCATGGTGAACCGCGACGGCAAGCTGGCGATGGTGGTGGTGAGCGCGTCGCGGCGCGTGGACATCACGGCGCTGCACACCGGCAGCGCTGCGTCGTCACTGCGTCTGGCCAGCGAACTGGAATTTAAGCAGCGTTTTCCGGACTGCGATGCCGGAGCCATGCCGCCCTTCGGCAATCTTTACGGGATGGATGTATTCGTGGACGAAGGCGTGGCCCGCCAGGCGAGCATCGCTTTCAACGCGGGCTCGCATGAGGAGGTGATACGCCTGGCGTACGAGGACTTCGAGCGCCTAGTGAAACCGAAGGTGCTGAAGTTCTCCACCGCGGCGGAGCGTGCGCCGCGGCTCAGAATAGACGACCGGGTCTGGTAG
- a CDS encoding L,D-transpeptidase family protein, which yields MYTPGLVIPKRRFLPLLLAAAPIMLAWAAPTVDQVKVDRVLVLKKEHKLLLLSGTRVVRSYRVALGRGGIAPKRQRGDGRTPEGLYTIDWRNRASKYHRALHISYPQRWDAERAQRLGVNPGGDIEIHGLGDEYDWIGADHRRTDWTEGCIAVTNSEIDEIWKLVPDGTPVEVRRSGGHAATLQRVARH from the coding sequence TTGTATACTCCGGGCCTAGTGATCCCCAAGAGAAGGTTTTTACCGCTGCTGCTGGCAGCGGCGCCGATCATGCTCGCCTGGGCTGCGCCCACCGTCGACCAAGTCAAGGTCGATCGCGTTCTGGTGCTCAAGAAAGAACACAAGCTGCTGTTGTTGAGTGGAACGCGCGTCGTGCGTAGCTACCGGGTGGCGCTGGGACGCGGCGGGATTGCTCCCAAACGGCAGCGGGGAGACGGCAGGACGCCGGAGGGACTGTACACGATCGACTGGCGCAATCGGGCCAGCAAGTATCATCGCGCGCTGCACATCTCGTATCCGCAGCGGTGGGATGCGGAACGGGCGCAAAGGCTGGGAGTGAATCCCGGCGGCGACATCGAAATCCATGGACTCGGCGACGAGTATGACTGGATCGGTGCGGACCATCGGCGTACCGATTGGACCGAGGGCTGCATTGCCGTGACCAATTCTGAAATCGACGAAATCTGGAAATTGGTTCCGGACGGAACACCGGTAGAAGTACGCCGCTCGGGTGGACATGCCGCCACGCTGCAACGCGTCGCCAGGCACTGA
- a CDS encoding anti-sigma factor, translating to MKCSQARSLFSPYLDGVLTGHQMRDLGNHLAQCEACNQDYVLLGATQRAVSSLERRQAPPDLALKLRVALSQEAARARARSFTGLQVRLENALHASMVPATAGVLSAVVFFGLLIGLFALPVQANNDVPTMLYTPPVLAQSPFSAGMEHINADAIVVEAYIDANGRVQDYRILSSPKEADQIKPQLENMLIFTTFRPATAFGQPTSGRAVLSFSKINVQG from the coding sequence ATGAAATGCTCGCAGGCCAGGTCGCTGTTCTCGCCGTATTTGGATGGCGTGCTGACCGGCCACCAGATGCGGGACCTCGGCAATCACCTCGCGCAATGCGAGGCTTGCAATCAGGACTACGTGCTGCTCGGCGCGACGCAGCGGGCGGTGAGTTCGCTGGAACGTCGCCAGGCGCCCCCGGACCTTGCCCTCAAGCTGCGCGTCGCACTCTCGCAGGAAGCGGCGCGCGCACGCGCCCGTTCCTTCACCGGCCTGCAAGTACGACTGGAGAACGCACTGCATGCCTCCATGGTGCCGGCCACCGCAGGCGTGCTGAGCGCGGTTGTGTTCTTCGGCCTGCTGATCGGGTTGTTCGCGCTTCCCGTGCAAGCCAACAACGATGTGCCCACCATGCTCTACACGCCGCCGGTGCTGGCGCAATCCCCGTTCTCGGCCGGCATGGAGCACATCAATGCCGACGCCATCGTGGTTGAGGCTTACATCGACGCCAACGGGCGCGTGCAGGACTACCGCATTCTTTCATCTCCGAAGGAAGCGGACCAGATCAAGCCGCAACTGGAGAACATGCTGATCTTCACTACGTTTCGTCCGGCCACCGCATTCGGCCAGCCAACCAGCGGGCGCGCGGTGCTGTCGTTCTCGAAGATCAACGTGCAGGGATAG
- a CDS encoding PilZ domain-containing protein: MSSDSRQHTVPAREFDRYATYRGLNIVYEGRSEHIAIRAPDISPRGMFIHIPQHFPEGAVLKLEFSLSRSGYLIHARAEVRYCLPGVGIGVEFVEISPEDEQAIADEIDVLMGY, from the coding sequence ATGAGTTCCGATTCCAGGCAACACACCGTACCCGCCCGCGAGTTCGACCGCTACGCCACCTATCGCGGTTTGAACATTGTGTACGAAGGCCGCAGCGAGCACATTGCCATACGCGCTCCCGATATCAGTCCGCGCGGCATGTTCATCCACATTCCGCAGCACTTCCCGGAAGGTGCTGTGCTCAAGCTGGAGTTCAGCCTGAGCCGCTCCGGCTACCTCATTCACGCCCGGGCCGAGGTGCGCTATTGCCTTCCCGGCGTCGGAATCGGCGTGGAATTCGTCGAAATCTCACCCGAGGACGAGCAGGCCATCGCCGACGAAATCGACGTCTTGATGGGCTACTGA
- a CDS encoding ATPase, T2SS/T4P/T4SS family — MSGHRKKRLGEVLRERKRVKSEDLDQVLLEQQEKGGTSSLLGELLLQRNFVGKEDLVSALEEVTKFRYVDARFATVEKAVLKLVPQQVAERYVVLPLVIEGRRIVAVMAEPQNLKSLDELRFITGMDVVPRLGFRSEIEEAIRKCYAEVEPSEEDIAAIPAKAIPFIDQVDISDMQFFTASSSERNKAAMEEFEAELRNEKTPAVRLVSAILSAAATKKASDIHIEPQPLGTVVRIRVDGVLRELTHIPSELTSFLVSRIKILSDMDISERRVPQDGRFLVQIGKSNLDLRVSTLPTHAGEKVVMRLLDPSASRVGFEKLGLAPDNAAAMAQVLSAPQGMMLVTGPTGSGKSTTLYASLNTLRSPSVNIITVEDPIEYRIEDINQVQVNPKAGLTFAGCLRSMLRQDPNVIMVGEIRDQETAEIALQAAQTGHLVLSTLHTNDSIAAITRLLDLNVPSFLIAASVTAVVAQRLVRKLCACRDMAPMTEDHAQRLLAAGIVDFDSNAYVPVGCTECDNSGYKGRVGIYELLLMDEQIRSAIRAGARDEEIRNLARSGGMRLMQEDSLEKVKQGITTMEEVLRVVPFDNAVTVRCRNCGRALAPAFLFCPYCGAGTRQVAAPIARKRAEGAPA; from the coding sequence GTGTCGGGACATAGAAAAAAACGCCTTGGAGAGGTTCTCCGCGAACGCAAACGCGTTAAATCGGAAGACCTGGATCAGGTCCTTCTCGAGCAGCAGGAAAAGGGGGGCACTTCTTCCCTGCTCGGTGAACTCCTCCTGCAACGCAACTTTGTGGGCAAAGAAGATCTTGTTTCCGCGCTCGAGGAAGTCACCAAATTCCGCTACGTGGACGCGCGTTTCGCTACCGTGGAGAAGGCTGTCCTCAAGCTGGTGCCGCAGCAGGTGGCGGAACGCTACGTGGTTCTGCCGCTGGTCATCGAAGGGCGACGGATTGTCGCCGTCATGGCGGAGCCGCAGAACCTGAAGAGCCTGGACGAGCTCCGCTTTATTACCGGCATGGATGTCGTCCCACGGCTGGGCTTCCGCTCTGAAATCGAAGAAGCCATCCGCAAATGCTATGCAGAAGTGGAGCCCAGTGAGGAAGATATCGCAGCCATACCGGCCAAGGCGATTCCCTTTATCGACCAGGTAGATATCTCGGACATGCAGTTCTTCACCGCCAGTTCCAGCGAACGGAACAAAGCGGCCATGGAAGAATTCGAGGCCGAGCTCCGCAACGAGAAGACCCCGGCCGTGCGCCTGGTTTCGGCGATCTTGTCGGCCGCGGCGACCAAGAAGGCGAGCGACATTCACATCGAGCCGCAGCCTCTGGGCACGGTGGTGCGCATCCGTGTTGACGGTGTGCTTCGCGAGCTTACCCACATCCCGTCCGAACTGACATCGTTTCTGGTCTCGCGCATCAAGATCCTGTCCGACATGGATATCTCCGAGCGCCGCGTCCCGCAAGATGGCCGCTTCTTGGTGCAGATCGGAAAGAGCAACCTCGACTTGCGCGTCTCCACGCTGCCCACTCACGCCGGGGAAAAGGTCGTGATGCGGTTGCTGGACCCCAGCGCCAGCCGGGTCGGCTTCGAGAAGCTCGGCTTAGCGCCGGACAACGCGGCTGCCATGGCCCAGGTTCTTTCCGCGCCCCAGGGCATGATGCTGGTTACCGGCCCTACCGGGTCGGGTAAGAGCACGACGCTTTACGCCTCGCTGAACACGCTGCGCTCGCCATCGGTCAACATCATCACGGTTGAGGATCCGATTGAGTACCGCATCGAGGACATCAACCAGGTGCAGGTCAATCCCAAAGCCGGGCTGACCTTCGCCGGCTGCCTGCGTTCCATGCTGCGGCAGGATCCCAACGTCATCATGGTCGGCGAAATTCGAGACCAGGAAACGGCGGAAATCGCCCTGCAAGCGGCGCAGACCGGCCACCTGGTGCTGTCCACGCTGCACACCAACGACAGCATCGCGGCCATCACCCGCCTGCTCGACTTAAACGTGCCCTCGTTCCTGATCGCGGCCTCGGTGACCGCGGTGGTGGCACAGCGCCTGGTTCGCAAACTTTGTGCCTGCCGTGACATGGCGCCCATGACCGAGGACCACGCCCAGCGGCTGCTCGCCGCCGGCATTGTAGATTTCGATAGCAACGCTTACGTTCCCGTCGGGTGCACGGAATGCGACAACTCCGGTTACAAGGGCCGGGTCGGCATTTACGAACTGCTCCTGATGGACGAGCAGATCCGCTCCGCCATCCGGGCTGGCGCCCGGGATGAGGAGATCCGCAACCTGGCCCGCAGCGGCGGTATGCGACTGATGCAGGAAGACTCCCTCGAGAAGGTGAAGCAAGGCATCACGACCATGGAAGAGGTGTTGCGCGTCGTGCCCTTTGATAACGCGGTCACCGTCCGTTGCCGGAATTGTGGTCGCGCGCTGGCGCCCGCGTTCCTGTTCTGTCCCTACTGCGGCGCGGGCACCCGCCAGGTCGCCGCTCCCATCGCCCGCAAACGCGCCGAAGGAGCGCCGGCATGA